The following coding sequences are from one Paenibacillus sp. FSL R5-0912 window:
- a CDS encoding deoxyribonuclease IV, which yields MLKIGSHVSCADKGLLSAANEANEYGSTSFMIYTGAPQNTRRKPIESMFPEEGKLAMAQNGVEEIVVHAPYIINLGSYKESTYQLAVDFLQEEIRRTHALAVKHIVLHPGAFTDKDAEYGIQRIADGLNEVLGGTNETEVHIALETMAGKGTEVGRSFEEIASIIDKVVHNERLSICLDTCHIHDAGYDIVGDLDGVLKKFDDTIGLGRLGVIHINDSKNPRGAGKDRHTPIGSGYIGFETINNVVHHEALAGLPFILETPWIGKDAKKLRPMYEVEIALLRGNVAERFGAEFLQELEELHAFFAKQELDSRRYVLDVWELLKNDAKAKKADPREPLERLYDQVIAAGLFPQLSEEAVNQRLIAWLAGKQLLVNA from the coding sequence ATGCTGAAAATAGGTTCACATGTGTCCTGCGCGGACAAGGGTCTCCTGAGCGCGGCCAATGAAGCAAATGAGTACGGATCTACCTCGTTTATGATATATACGGGAGCGCCGCAGAATACGCGCCGTAAGCCAATTGAATCGATGTTCCCTGAGGAGGGGAAGCTGGCTATGGCGCAGAATGGCGTCGAAGAGATTGTGGTTCACGCCCCATACATTATTAACCTGGGCTCCTACAAGGAAAGCACCTACCAGCTGGCAGTTGATTTCCTGCAGGAGGAGATCCGCCGTACCCATGCGCTTGCCGTTAAGCATATTGTCCTGCATCCGGGTGCATTTACCGATAAGGATGCCGAATATGGCATTCAGCGTATTGCAGACGGACTAAATGAGGTCCTTGGCGGTACGAATGAGACGGAAGTGCATATTGCTCTGGAAACAATGGCCGGCAAGGGAACAGAGGTCGGACGCAGCTTCGAGGAGATTGCTTCCATTATCGATAAGGTCGTACATAATGAGCGGTTGTCCATTTGTCTCGACACCTGTCACATTCATGATGCCGGATACGATATCGTGGGCGATCTGGATGGCGTGCTGAAGAAATTCGATGATACCATCGGCCTGGGACGGCTCGGCGTTATCCACATTAATGACAGCAAGAATCCGCGGGGAGCGGGCAAAGACCGTCATACTCCGATCGGCTCGGGCTATATTGGTTTTGAGACGATCAACAATGTCGTACATCATGAAGCACTGGCGGGTCTGCCGTTCATTCTGGAGACCCCGTGGATAGGCAAGGATGCCAAGAAGCTTCGTCCAATGTATGAAGTGGAAATTGCTCTGCTGCGCGGCAATGTGGCTGAACGTTTCGGAGCAGAATTCCTGCAGGAGCTGGAAGAGCTGCATGCTTTTTTTGCCAAACAGGAGCTGGACTCCCGCCGCTATGTGCTTGATGTATGGGAATTGCTGAAGAATGATGCCAAAGCGAAGAAAGCCGATCCCCGTGAGCCGCTGGAACGTCTCTATGATCAAGTAATTGCCGCCGGATTATTCCCTCAGCTTAGTGAGGAAGCCGTCAACCAGCGGCTGATCGCCTGGCTGGCAGGCAAGCAGCTGCTCGTGAACGCTTAA
- a CDS encoding DUF2621 domain-containing protein, whose translation MHFHSPSSLLSAAPSNWFMNSIAFWTFLLLGCMCIGGYFMFRKFLKVLPKADGKSKLDWQNYWVERSRPLWSDEMKAFLDQLVQPVPSPFRDIAKHSIAAEIGRIAVESNAPEVTREHCIKGYIIATPRRDNRFLVTFLEKNGIDYTPYKHLVK comes from the coding sequence ATGCATTTTCATTCACCCTCAAGCTTGTTATCTGCAGCTCCGAGCAACTGGTTTATGAATTCCATCGCATTTTGGACCTTTTTACTGCTGGGCTGTATGTGCATCGGCGGCTATTTTATGTTCCGCAAATTTCTGAAGGTACTGCCCAAGGCTGACGGCAAGTCCAAGCTGGACTGGCAGAATTACTGGGTAGAACGCAGCCGTCCACTATGGAGCGACGAGATGAAGGCTTTTCTGGACCAGCTGGTTCAGCCGGTACCCAGCCCCTTCCGCGACATCGCCAAACATTCCATTGCTGCCGAGATCGGCAGAATTGCTGTGGAGAGCAACGCTCCGGAGGTAACCCGCGAGCACTGCATCAAAGGCTATATTATAGCTACACCACGGCGCGACAACCGCTTTCTGGTTACCTTCCTGGAAAAGAACGGCATCGACTACACACCTTATAAACATTTAGTCAAATAA
- a CDS encoding DUF6382 domain-containing protein, which yields MFGLERDFVQQDGITMLLGKPEGLAAGELNMVQARMLMNTGIPHHLRLLLREIDLQVTLEYTVSRRKMLGALLKSERLSMLEFFGLLLQIAAGMEEGRLYMLRAEQYALHEDYIFIEGPLNSGKVFLTYLPLQHTESAVSPGKSLRSLIMVFMAAIHELSGDGMQRLLQYCGEEAFSPAGLKELLAELLTGADQYRAPPEAMGLVQGKLAGAPIRSADRMEQPPLRNLEEPKTAFPGRAAFAWEQEDKDTVTPAPGQAPDQAPWMSGAPRLKRKDGGATGEQLRPDMPEQTLQAAVDGTSSYRTYIVLGAVLCDALLWKFLYLNNPLMLWLAVCAAVTLGMAVVCWMVWSGRITWGGSAEEEEFLEEGTEERKGAGRQLRNELEWDFGRNPVAPLRTSAPANMRSEQAVSAEISYPRVTMAGGQGTAPEIAEGRLHVKEAPAAVAATALLIREPEPVKGGGLSSCGRAAPYLERSEADAGGTPERIELNRPSFIIGRSSEVAQYVETSEGASRVHAEISRSSGGYILKDLDSRNGTFLAGELMVPYKEYPLTEGTVFTIVKGCYTFHT from the coding sequence TTGTTTGGACTGGAACGTGATTTCGTGCAGCAGGATGGGATAACGATGCTGCTCGGCAAGCCAGAGGGGTTGGCGGCAGGAGAGCTTAACATGGTTCAGGCCCGCATGCTGATGAACACAGGTATTCCGCATCATCTGCGGCTGTTGCTTAGAGAGATAGACCTGCAGGTGACACTGGAATATACCGTATCAAGACGAAAAATGCTGGGGGCTCTGCTCAAAAGTGAGAGGCTGAGCATGCTGGAATTCTTCGGGCTGCTGCTGCAGATCGCTGCAGGAATGGAGGAGGGGCGCCTGTATATGCTGCGTGCAGAGCAGTACGCGTTGCATGAAGACTACATCTTCATTGAGGGTCCATTAAACAGTGGAAAAGTGTTCCTTACCTACCTTCCGCTGCAGCATACAGAATCAGCTGTAAGTCCGGGGAAGTCACTCAGATCGCTGATCATGGTTTTTATGGCGGCCATCCACGAGCTGTCCGGTGACGGAATGCAGCGGCTGCTGCAATACTGCGGGGAGGAGGCTTTCAGCCCTGCAGGGCTTAAGGAACTATTAGCAGAATTGCTGACAGGGGCAGACCAATACAGGGCTCCTCCGGAAGCCATGGGGCTGGTTCAGGGGAAGCTGGCAGGAGCGCCGATTCGGTCAGCAGACAGAATGGAACAGCCTCCGCTCCGTAATCTGGAAGAGCCAAAGACGGCTTTCCCGGGAAGAGCAGCCTTCGCGTGGGAGCAAGAAGATAAAGACACAGTGACTCCTGCTCCTGGACAGGCGCCAGATCAGGCTCCATGGATGAGCGGCGCACCGCGGCTGAAGCGGAAGGATGGGGGAGCAACCGGAGAACAGCTGAGGCCTGATATGCCTGAACAAACCCTCCAAGCTGCTGTGGACGGAACATCATCGTATCGGACGTATATTGTACTTGGTGCAGTGCTGTGCGATGCGTTGTTATGGAAGTTTCTCTATTTAAATAATCCCTTGATGCTTTGGCTCGCGGTCTGTGCAGCAGTAACTCTGGGGATGGCAGTTGTATGCTGGATGGTGTGGAGCGGTAGGATTACCTGGGGCGGATCTGCTGAAGAGGAAGAATTTTTGGAGGAGGGGACAGAGGAACGGAAGGGTGCAGGCCGGCAGCTGAGGAATGAGCTGGAATGGGATTTTGGCAGAAATCCTGTAGCGCCGCTCCGGACTTCAGCTCCCGCTAATATGCGTTCAGAACAAGCAGTATCTGCTGAAATCTCTTACCCAAGGGTGACAATGGCAGGCGGACAGGGTACAGCCCCGGAGATTGCGGAGGGCCGCCTTCATGTGAAAGAAGCACCTGCTGCTGTAGCTGCCACAGCGCTGCTTATCCGGGAACCGGAACCGGTCAAAGGGGGCGGGCTCTCATCATGCGGGCGGGCAGCTCCTTATCTGGAAAGAAGCGAGGCGGATGCTGGCGGAACTCCTGAGAGAATTGAACTGAACCGCCCCAGCTTCATTATTGGCCGCTCTTCAGAGGTTGCCCAGTATGTAGAGACATCTGAAGGGGCATCGCGGGTACACGCCGAAATTTCCAGAAGCTCCGGCGGGTATATCCTGAAGGATCTGGACTCCAGGAACGGCACGTTTCTCGCTGGTGAGCTTATGGTTCCTTATAAAGAGTATCCGTTGACCGAAGGAACGGTGTTCACGATTGTTAAGGGCTGTTATACGTTTCACACTTGA
- a CDS encoding TIGR01777 family oxidoreductase — protein sequence MKYIICGGSGFIGSELTEYWLQSGHQLISVGRKLPANPRSHPGLSYLTWDSLKSNPEAAEGADALVNLAGASLSQRWTQSGKLAIMKSRLETVTAAGKLLQSLQHKPQVVVQSSAVAIYGTSRQDTYNESSPTRVVDFPSEVVKTWEEAADEAYSGCRLVKLRTGVVLGNESGAFPKMKLPYSLGFGGRIGSGKQWLSWIHLTDIVRLIEFCILHPEIKGPVNATAPQPVTNEQFGRMIGKVYHRPHWFPVPAFLLKAAVGELSEILLEGQRVLPSKAVNIGFTFTFPTLQPALEQLKSQV from the coding sequence ATGAAATATATCATTTGCGGAGGCAGCGGCTTCATCGGCAGCGAGCTGACCGAATATTGGCTGCAAAGCGGGCATCAGCTCATCAGTGTCGGCCGCAAGCTTCCGGCGAACCCACGATCTCATCCGGGTCTGAGCTATCTTACCTGGGACAGTCTGAAATCAAATCCCGAAGCTGCCGAAGGCGCAGATGCACTGGTTAATCTTGCCGGAGCTTCCCTTAGCCAGCGCTGGACTCAAAGCGGCAAGCTGGCGATTATGAAATCGCGGCTGGAAACCGTTACCGCAGCAGGGAAGCTGCTGCAGTCGCTGCAGCATAAGCCCCAGGTAGTTGTCCAGTCCTCTGCTGTCGCCATTTACGGGACTTCACGGCAGGATACCTATAATGAATCCTCTCCAACCCGCGTTGTAGACTTCCCTTCAGAAGTCGTCAAGACCTGGGAAGAGGCTGCCGATGAAGCATATTCCGGCTGCCGGCTGGTCAAACTGCGCACAGGCGTTGTGCTGGGCAATGAGAGCGGTGCTTTCCCCAAAATGAAGTTGCCTTATTCCCTTGGTTTCGGCGGCAGAATCGGTAGCGGCAAGCAGTGGCTGTCCTGGATTCACCTGACAGATATCGTCCGGCTAATCGAATTCTGCATTCTTCATCCTGAGATCAAAGGTCCTGTTAATGCTACTGCTCCGCAGCCGGTTACGAACGAACAATTCGGAAGGATGATCGGCAAAGTCTATCATCGTCCGCATTGGTTCCCCGTCCCTGCATTTCTGCTGAAGGCTGCCGTAGGTGAGCTGTCGGAAATTCTGCTTGAGGGACAGCGCGTACTTCCTTCCAAAGCAGTGAATATCGGCTTCACATTCACCTTTCCAACCCTGCAGCCGGCGCTTGAACAGCTGAAATCTCAAGTGTGA
- the purU gene encoding formyltetrahydrofolate deformylase, whose product MELHVKRDHSSGSQYPDRARMLISCPDGPGIVAAVSHFLYQHGANIVQSDQYTMDPDGGMFFMRVEFDLPKLNERLEEVRTIFGGVAERFKMNWQIFNVSHKKRLAIFVSKEDHCLVELLWQWQAGDLDADIALVVSNHTDMQAYVESFVIPFHHIPVTADTKEAAEKRQLEVIGDDIDVIILARYMQIISPSFIEHYRHRIINIHHSFLPAFVGGKPYAQAYQRGVKIIGATAHYVTEELDGGPIIEQDVQRVSHSDDVNELKRIGRTIERVVLARAVKWHIEDRILVHHNKTVVFN is encoded by the coding sequence ATGGAGTTACATGTGAAAAGAGATCATTCATCAGGCAGTCAATATCCGGACCGGGCGCGTATGCTCATTTCCTGTCCCGACGGGCCGGGTATCGTAGCGGCTGTGTCGCATTTCTTGTACCAGCATGGTGCGAACATTGTGCAGTCGGATCAATATACGATGGACCCGGACGGCGGAATGTTTTTTATGAGAGTGGAGTTTGACCTGCCTAAGCTGAATGAACGGCTGGAAGAGGTGCGTACGATCTTTGGCGGCGTTGCCGAGCGCTTCAAGATGAACTGGCAGATCTTCAATGTAAGCCACAAGAAGCGGCTGGCGATCTTTGTATCCAAAGAGGATCACTGTCTGGTGGAGCTGCTATGGCAGTGGCAGGCCGGTGATCTGGATGCGGACATTGCTCTTGTGGTCAGCAACCATACGGACATGCAGGCTTATGTTGAATCCTTCGTCATTCCTTTCCATCATATTCCGGTTACGGCGGATACGAAGGAAGCCGCAGAGAAACGTCAGCTTGAGGTGATCGGTGATGATATCGATGTGATCATTCTGGCCCGGTATATGCAGATTATCTCCCCTTCGTTCATCGAGCATTACCGGCACCGGATTATCAATATCCACCACTCGTTCCTGCCGGCATTCGTCGGTGGCAAGCCGTACGCTCAGGCGTATCAGCGCGGGGTCAAGATTATCGGCGCTACTGCCCACTATGTGACTGAAGAGCTGGACGGCGGTCCGATTATCGAGCAGGACGTGCAGCGGGTCAGCCACAGTGATGATGTGAACGAGCTTAAGCGCATCGGACGCACCATTGAACGAGTAGTTTTGGCCCGTGCAGTGAAATGGCATATTGAGGACAGAATTCTCGTGCATCATAATAAAACAGTAGTTTTTAATTAA